From Thermococcus barophilus MP:
CTGCTCTGCTGGTAGATGTCCGTTGGCTGTTACAACAACATCTGCCTTTTTGATCAGGTCAATCTGCTCGGGAGTAAGCTGGTACTGGTGGGGGTCAGCTCCTGGTGGAACGATGTAAACGACATCTACAGAGTCGCCAAATACCTCCTTTACGATCTCCGCCAAGGGAGGTATGCTTGCGACTATAAGGGGCTTTTCAGCACTCACCTCGGGAGATAATAGTGAAGTGAGGATGAGTATGAGGATTAATGCTTTTGCCCTCATTTTTAGGTCACCCTAAAATCATTAATCTGTTTAGCTTTAAAACCTTGTGCAAATTTTTTAAAGATAGGTTCAAAATCCTTATGGGTGGAGATCTGTGAGGAAGCTTTTGATTTTCTTAATTTTTGTGATTCTCACTTCTCCGGTCTATTCGTATCAGTATCAAACAGACAAGGTTTATGTTGAGATAAATCCAAATGAGGAGCTTTTGAGCATCGTTTATTACCTCGCTTTCGGGGCTGATGAGTTCGTCATACCCCATCATGACTACATCCAAGATGTTGAGGCATATTTTGCCAGTTATAAGAACCATACTGCAGTTCAAATACTGAGGCAATACTTCAGCGATGCAGAGACAATTCCTCAAAGAGATTACAAGCTTTTTGTCCTCGATGCATATATCCTTCAATTCTCAAATCCTCCAGAAATGAAGAGGATTTATGCAGGGTGGCAGGACTCAGATTTGGACAAAATCATCGATGCTCTAAGGACATTTGCTCAGGATACGAACTTCATGGAGTTCTTTAAGGCACATGAAAGATACTACAAGCGAGATTTGGAAGTGTATACTTCTGCTATTCACCTATTACCCCCAGATGAATTCATGAAGCACTACATGAACTTGACAAACGTAATGTTTGAATTTCATCTGCCTTATCTTTTATGCATCCACGGACACAGCTTTTATGCCAAGGATAATGGTACTGAGATTTACGGCTCCGGTGGAATGCCGCCTCTTGTAAGACGGGCTCCCCCGAGAACTTTATGGAGCTTAGAAAGGGCCAAGGATACCATATTTGGTGTTCCTCTCAACGCTGTTTATGTAAATAACAGGAAATTTGATGAGCTTTGGATTTTGGACTTTATCTACCATGAGCTTGGACATGATATCACCAGCGAGAAACTTGATGAGTATTACAGCTCTGAAGTTGAACCTCTCCGCTATCTTGAGGACACGATAGAGGAGGACATGCCATATCTGGCGACTTATGATATCCACTTCTGGTTTGACACTATGATGATTTATGAGAGCTTTGCCGATGCTTGGGCATATTTCGCACTAAGCCATATAGACAAGGATTATGCCGAGTGGAACCTCCAAATGCAGAAGGCATGGGGTGAATTCTGGCAGGATTACATGATAACGCTTTACCAGAAATACACAGCCCTAAGCATAAAAGAAAACCGGAGTTTTAGTGAATACACCCCCCTAATACTCAAGGAGCTTGTTGAAAAAATCCCCCCTGAAAATACCAAGGAAATTTACGAGAACAATGTTCCTGTAACACCCCTAAGGGCCTTGGATGATACTGTTAGAGAAGGGGAAGTGGTGATTGTCTACGGCACTCAAAATCCAGATAAAAAAGGATCCGAATATGATAGAGAAACTGCGGAGATAGTGAAAAGCTATCTCGAAACATTTTACTCACAGTGGCATGAATACATTAAAATTGAAGTCAAAGCTGATGTAAATATGACAAATGAGGACTTAAGGAAAGACTTAATCCTCATAGGGGGTCCTGTCAGCAATAAGGTCGTGCAGCAGTTTGAGGGGTATTTTCCATTGAGATTCGTCTACAAAAATGGTGCTTGGATTTTAGAGAAAAACCCAGAGTTCGGAAGTGTTAGGACATTTCTAATAACTCCAGATAATATAAAAGAGATCCCCTTCATGGAACTCTCCTACAGCTCACCTCAGACATCTCTGCTGCTTGCCATAAGAAATCCCCTGAAAAAAGATAATTACATAATCTGGATTGCTGGTGCAGACAGGTACTCAACGAGAAGATACAGAAATCCAACCTATTATCTGGTCAGCTATGAAATCTATGATGGAGAAAAGATAGAAGATGGATTCTATGTTCAGCCGCTGCCTTCATCGTAACTCTCTCCATCTCCTCTTCTGTTTTCCCCATTGTTGTCACTCTTTATGTACGGCTTCCCAATTGCAATGCTGAAGCCTTTGAATGAATCATCTTTTTTGTGGAACTCAATTGCCAGAGGCAAATCGTTGTCGTCATTTATGACAATCCTAACTATCCTTGCCCGTGAATGATCATTTAGATAATCCTCTTTCAGCTGCTCATAGTTGTCGATAGCATTGTTTATGCTCTCCTCGTGCATTTCATAAATTTCTCTTGAATAATTGCTGTGGTTTTTGATGGCTTCTATGGTTTTCTTCTTGTCCAAGATACCACAACCTCAAGGTTTGAGCCAGAATTCTCCTTCCCTCTTAAATATTTTTCTCTTCTCTGCTATGCCCAAAGCATGTTCAAGTCTCTCCTTTGGAACCTCAATACCATGAAGCTCCCTGAAAAGAGCTATGATTTCATCTGTAGTGAGCTTTTCTTTTTCTTCAAAGAGGTTGTTTGTCAGGTTTATCATGTCTTCAACGAAGTTCCATGGGAACACAATCCACGCCCAGTCAATCTCCTCCCCGTAGTAATCGGGTCTGAACTTTGAGGTCTTTATCACCAACAGGGTTGCGGCTTTAACCTCAGCTGGACTCTTGCTTTCAACATAGCTTTTGGCCAGAGTCAAGCTTTCCCCTGTGTCAGCTATGTCATCAACAATTAGGACTTTCTTACCTTCAAAAGGATACTCTGTTCCGTATTTTAACTTGGCCTTTCCATCTGGTGTTGCTGTAATCCCCCAGTGCTCAACTTTGATGCTTACTAAATCTTTGATGCCGAGATAATCACAGTACAGCCTCGCTGGAACCCAGCCACCTCTTGCAAGCCCGACTACAACATCTGGCTTCCAGCCTTCGTCAAGAATCTTTTGAGCTCCTCCTTTTGCCCATCTCTCAATATCATCCCAAGAAGCGAGATATGCTGGAAACTTCTTCATGATTTCCCTTAACGGCGTTAATGAATTGGGCATATTTAAATGTTTCCATGAGAAAAATGAAATGCAAAAATCACTTTTTAAGCAGGTTCATTGCAACCTCTGCATAAATTTTGGGTAGCAGTTCAAGAGAACTCACATCGGCATATTCATTAGGTCCATGAACATTTCCTCCTCTCGGTCCAAAATCTATTGCTTCAACACCATAGGGAGTGAAATACCTCGAATCTGATGCCCCAGCACCTTCAACAGGTTTGGCTTTCTCTCCAAAGCTTTCTAAGATTTTCATCATTACCCTAACAAGCTTTGAATCTGGTGATGTAAATAAATAGCCAGCTTTTTCATTGTGTCTAACAGTCAGCTTTGCATTTGGAATGTTAAACTCTAAAATTTCCTTAAGCACTTTTTCTATCTGCCCAGAGGAGTAGCTCATCGCCCTTATATCAAGTCTGAGCCTATGAACCCCATTTTCAAATGAATATAAGTTGGGGGTTATTGAAACTCCAAAGTCGCTGTATCTTTCAGCACTTATCGGGGCTCTAACTAACGGAACTATGCTCTTTAAAAGCTCTGTTAAGCCCAAATCTACCTCAATCTCTTCCCCACTTTCATCAGGTTCCACATATGTCAGCTCAACTCTGCTTGGCAGAACGTTTGACTTCAGGAATTTACCCCCCAATTTCACAGCAAAGACATCGTTGTTCCTTAGGAAGTGAGAAAGGGCAATCATTGGGTGAGCATCTACACCAGGCATGAAGTAGGCGGCATGTCTTGTTTGAAGTACGGGTGTGCTTATGGTGAATGACTTTTTTATAACTCTGCCTCTAATTGTAATTTTCTGCTGGGGTATTTCAATTACAGCCCCAAATCCCTTTCTTCTCCTGATTATTGGGCTCATTCCAGCCCCATCGGCGTTGATTAAATATTGTGGGATCTTATTCTCCTCCTTCAGCTTTTCCGCTATGTGCATTGCCAATTTGCCGCCGATTTCTTCATCTCCAGTAAAAGCAAAAAGCACTTTCCCACTGAGCCTTTTTGTTGAAAGCTCCTTTAGAGCGAGCATTACCCCAGCAACGTTGCCTTTGTCATCTGCACTTCCCCTTCCATAGGCTTTGTTCCCGATTACAGTCAGCTTAAACGGATCGGTCTTCCATTCCTCTACATTCACTGGAACGACATCAAAGTGTGCCATGAACATGACCTTTGGTGTTCCTTCTCCAATTTCACCGTAAACAGTGTAGTATCCATCTTCCTCAATTATCTCGCTCTCTATTCCCCAAGAGGCAAGAGCGTCTTTGATAAACTTTGGACACTCTTTGTTTGGCTTCTTTCCTTTGGCTGGGTCATTTACGGTTTCAAATTCAATCAGCTGGGACAATAATTCCATCATTTTTAGCACCGTTAAGATTTTCATC
This genomic window contains:
- a CDS encoding M20/M25/M40 family metallo-hydrolase, which produces MMELLSQLIEFETVNDPAKGKKPNKECPKFIKDALASWGIESEIIEEDGYYTVYGEIGEGTPKVMFMAHFDVVPVNVEEWKTDPFKLTVIGNKAYGRGSADDKGNVAGVMLALKELSTKRLSGKVLFAFTGDEEIGGKLAMHIAEKLKEENKIPQYLINADGAGMSPIIRRRKGFGAVIEIPQQKITIRGRVIKKSFTISTPVLQTRHAAYFMPGVDAHPMIALSHFLRNNDVFAVKLGGKFLKSNVLPSRVELTYVEPDESGEEIEVDLGLTELLKSIVPLVRAPISAERYSDFGVSITPNLYSFENGVHRLRLDIRAMSYSSGQIEKVLKEILEFNIPNAKLTVRHNEKAGYLFTSPDSKLVRVMMKILESFGEKAKPVEGAGASDSRYFTPYGVEAIDFGPRGGNVHGPNEYADVSSLELLPKIYAEVAMNLLKK
- a CDS encoding DUF4932 domain-containing protein; translated protein: MRKLLIFLIFVILTSPVYSYQYQTDKVYVEINPNEELLSIVYYLAFGADEFVIPHHDYIQDVEAYFASYKNHTAVQILRQYFSDAETIPQRDYKLFVLDAYILQFSNPPEMKRIYAGWQDSDLDKIIDALRTFAQDTNFMEFFKAHERYYKRDLEVYTSAIHLLPPDEFMKHYMNLTNVMFEFHLPYLLCIHGHSFYAKDNGTEIYGSGGMPPLVRRAPPRTLWSLERAKDTIFGVPLNAVYVNNRKFDELWILDFIYHELGHDITSEKLDEYYSSEVEPLRYLEDTIEEDMPYLATYDIHFWFDTMMIYESFADAWAYFALSHIDKDYAEWNLQMQKAWGEFWQDYMITLYQKYTALSIKENRSFSEYTPLILKELVEKIPPENTKEIYENNVPVTPLRALDDTVREGEVVIVYGTQNPDKKGSEYDRETAEIVKSYLETFYSQWHEYIKIEVKADVNMTNEDLRKDLILIGGPVSNKVVQQFEGYFPLRFVYKNGAWILEKNPEFGSVRTFLITPDNIKEIPFMELSYSSPQTSLLLAIRNPLKKDNYIIWIAGADRYSTRRYRNPTYYLVSYEIYDGEKIEDGFYVQPLPSS
- a CDS encoding phosphoribosyltransferase, whose amino-acid sequence is MKKFPAYLASWDDIERWAKGGAQKILDEGWKPDVVVGLARGGWVPARLYCDYLGIKDLVSIKVEHWGITATPDGKAKLKYGTEYPFEGKKVLIVDDIADTGESLTLAKSYVESKSPAEVKAATLLVIKTSKFRPDYYGEEIDWAWIVFPWNFVEDMINLTNNLFEEKEKLTTDEIIALFRELHGIEVPKERLEHALGIAEKRKIFKREGEFWLKP